The nucleotide sequence GGAGCGCAGTCGCGCCACTTCCTTCTGATTTTGGCGCACCGATAGTTCACCTTCGTAGAGCAGGAAAAAATACTGGTTGTCGTCATTCGCGCGAATGAGGGTTTCACCGACGTCGAACGACTGGATGATCGCGCGTTGGGCAAACGAGAACATCGCCTGCGGGCTCCACGTCGCCGACAAATCAATGCGGTCGAGAAAGGCGACTTTTTGCAGAATATCCTCGATCTGAGTGCGATTGAGCCGGGACAGCACCAGGGCTTCGAAATCGCTTCGTTCAATTTCCAGCAGCACGCAGTTGCTCGTGGCCCGCACCGATCGCGTGCGCCGTCCCGACGTTTCGAGGAGCGCGCGCTCGCCGAAGACATCGCCGCGTTCGAGAGTCGCCACCCATTCCCGTCGGCCCGAATCCGTGTCGCGCAGCACTTCCACCTTCCCGGAATGCACGATGTAAACGGTCGAGCCGACTTCGCCTTCCCGCACGACCATGGTGTCCTTGGTGACTTCCAGCGGTCGGGCCGTCGCCGCGATGCGGGCACGTTCCTCCCGCGAGAATCCTTTGAACAGCAGTGATTCACGCACCGTCTCCTCCAACAACTCGGGCGAAACGGCCACGGTGGCGACCGGCAGCGTTCGACGGAGAAACGGCCCGAGCTTCGTGGCAATGGCCGAACTCAGCAGCCACATGCCGGTGAGCGTCGAGCCGACGACCATGAGGCCCAGCAACGTCAGCATGGCCAGGGCGGTGAAATGAAGTCCATTCGCCGAAGTGTAGGCCTGCCAGAGTTCCAGGGCATTGGCCCGCAGCGGCAGCGACCCTGCCAGCAGCACCAACACCAACCAACCGACCGTCATGCCCAAATGAATGTTGAGAAACTTGATGTCCACCGCGCGCAGTCGGGACCGGAGCGCAAACCACGCGTTCCGGTTCGGGGTGAAGAGGAAGGATCGGAAGGCATCGAGAATCGGGCTGCCGTAACGACCGTGCAAAAACCGCAACCCCGGCGACCACCAGAACGGGGAGAGGTGGAAAATGAAGGTGCAAAACAGCAGAAACGAAATTCCCGGATGCAGAAACGGCACGATGCCCATGGCTACGATCAGGGGAGCGAGTCGTGCCATGGCGACATTGACCACGGTTTCGCGTCCGCCCATCACGGCGTCATCGACATCGACGCGGTAGTGCGGAAACAACGTGCGCCCATGCCAGTGGGGTTGGTAAATCTCGGCGTCTTCATCCCGCGCCACGCACGCAGCCAACAGGTAACCCAAGCTGGTGGTCGCGCATGCGATCGCCCAACCGGCCGCGAGTTCCAGTGCGGACACGGGCAGGGCAAATGGTCGCAAAACCATGGCGACCACGGCCCCCACGGCGGCCACGATGACCATCGTGCGCACTTTGCGACCGGAAGCGCGCGATGCCCACGTCGTGGCCGGGACTTCCGGTCGTGCGGGTTCGCCCACCGCCTGGAGGATGCCGCGTTCGTGGGCCTTGAGGATGATTTCATAAAATTCCCGCAGGGGAATGCAGCGGCGGCTCGAGATCAGTTCGAACAAAACCTGCGGCACGGTCGATGCGCGTTGGGCGAAGCTCTGGAGCACTTTCCACTGGGCGGGCGAGAGTGCCAGATAGGTGCGGCCGGGCTCGTATTTTACGACCACGTGTTCCTTGTCGAAGGTCGTGATCCGCAGTTGGGTGGACAGCTGGAACGACACGACCGATAGCAATTCCGTCTGATTGGGTTTCGCCAGAGTCTGCGGAGGCGGGATGACGTCGTGAGGGGCGGGCGCTGTCATGGGGTATCGAGCTCTCTCAGGTCAGGGTCAAATACGTCGGCATGCAAGCGCGGGATCACTCGCGAACGCGGGGCGTTTGGCCCCCGCGACGCGTCTCGGTGAAAATATAACGAACTTCCGCTTTGGCGTTTTCAAGACGACCGCCGAGTGGTCCTAATCGTGCTTGCGTGCAGTAAGGTCGCGTGGAGACTGCGAGCTGAGTGTTCCCACTCAACTGCCGACCACTATCAAACACCACCTATAGCACGAGCCCACCGCTCGTTTTCGCATGGACGACAAGCCGAAGAACGAAACACCGAAGAAGGAGTTCAACAAACTCGATTTGAGTCAGTTGGAGAGCTTCAACTTTGGCACGCAATGGACCCAGGAAAAACCGGAAAAAGGCGGAGGATCACGTCCGCGTGAAGACCGCCCCCGGCGCGATGGTCCGCACGACAACCGCAAGGACCGCCGTGGTTTCAAACGCCCCAGTGGCCCTGCCGGCGGCGGCGGGGGTGGACCCGGTGGCGACCGACGTGCGGGCGGCGGTGATCGCCGTTCCGGTGGCGACCGACGTGATGGCGAACGTCCGCCCCGCGGCGAAGGCGGCGGCCATGACCGTCGTCGTGGTCCCGGAGGTCACGGCGGTCGGGGAGGGTATCCTCCGGCGGCACCTTACCAGAGCCCGCACTTCGACCCGACGTTCTACCCGGAGGACGTGAGTTTTGCGGCGCTGGCCAAAACGATTCGCGCTTCCTGCCGCACGTTTGAACTTTTTGACATCGCCAAAACCGTGATCGGCAAGAACGACCGGTTCGTCGTCGTGCTCGATCGCAAGCCGAGCAAGGACGCGGGCGCGACGAAACAACCGTTCTACGTCTCGGTGCCCGATGGCAT is from Synoicihabitans lomoniglobus and encodes:
- a CDS encoding cyclic nucleotide-binding domain-containing protein yields the protein MTAPAPHDVIPPPQTLAKPNQTELLSVVSFQLSTQLRITTFDKEHVVVKYEPGRTYLALSPAQWKVLQSFAQRASTVPQVLFELISSRRCIPLREFYEIILKAHERGILQAVGEPARPEVPATTWASRASGRKVRTMVIVAAVGAVVAMVLRPFALPVSALELAAGWAIACATTSLGYLLAACVARDEDAEIYQPHWHGRTLFPHYRVDVDDAVMGGRETVVNVAMARLAPLIVAMGIVPFLHPGISFLLFCTFIFHLSPFWWSPGLRFLHGRYGSPILDAFRSFLFTPNRNAWFALRSRLRAVDIKFLNIHLGMTVGWLVLVLLAGSLPLRANALELWQAYTSANGLHFTALAMLTLLGLMVVGSTLTGMWLLSSAIATKLGPFLRRTLPVATVAVSPELLEETVRESLLFKGFSREERARIAATARPLEVTKDTMVVREGEVGSTVYIVHSGKVEVLRDTDSGRREWVATLERGDVFGERALLETSGRRTRSVRATSNCVLLEIERSDFEALVLSRLNRTQIEDILQKVAFLDRIDLSATWSPQAMFSFAQRAIIQSFDVGETLIRANDDNQYFFLLYEGELSVRQNQKEVARLRSGDFFGEISVLQNSTATATIVVRTPAKCLVVAKREFLQFLVNDFYIGLHFEQISSSRLGEPIFPLQGRSFDVIRG